A section of the Oscarella lobularis chromosome 15, ooOscLobu1.1, whole genome shotgun sequence genome encodes:
- the LOC136196078 gene encoding neuralized-like protein 2, translated as MGARQSSARATTTRSRDDDEFSGYRFHAVCGANVALSPDRRTAMRRRSFKDGVVFSDRPLRPRETFEIEIVALEREWVGSLRFGLTARNPTGPSPPPPFAVPILTGKPGTYVLAGCAVHGTVDEATTVSWIRDGYALNLDDLGEIKEGTRLGVLYDPFGRLIFTVDGNERGVACEGLPHDVPLFAVLDIYGRAKAVRVMQSRQVSSLQDLCRLVIQRNVAESRNVDELTLPRNLKRFLKC; from the exons ATGGGAGCGCGACAATCGTCCGCGAGAGCGACAACGACACGaagccgcgacgacgacgaattctcGGGATACCGTTTCCACGCCGTCTGCGGCGCCAACGTCGCCCTCTCGCCCGACCGTCGCACGGCgatgcgacgacgctcgttcaaggacggcgtcgtcttcagcGATCGCCCCCTGCGACCGCGGGAAACGTTCGAAATTGAGATCGTCGCTTTGGAACGCGAGTGGGTCGGATCGCTGCGTTTCGGACTGACGGCACGGAATCCGACGgggccgtcgccgccgccgccgttcgcCGTGCCGATTCTTACGGGGAAGCCGGGAACTTACGTTCTGGCCGGCTGCGCCGTTCACGGGAcggtcgacgaggcgacgacggtttCGTGGATACGGGACGGCTACGCGCTCAATCTCGACGATTTGGGCGAGATAAAGGAGGGAACGCGACTCGGCGTGCTCTACGATCCGTTCGGAAGACTAATATTTACCGTAGATGGAAATGAGCGAGGGGTTGCGTGCGAGGGGCTTCCGCACGACGTCCCTCTGTTTGCGGTTTTGGATATTTACGGGAGAGCGAAAGCCGTTAGGGTCATGCAATCACGTCAAG tttCGTCGCTGCAGGACTTGTGTCGACTCGTCATACAACGGAACGTTGCTGAGAGTCGCAATGTGGACGAACTAACTCTACCGCGTAACCTCAAGCGTTTTTTGAAGTGCTAG
- the LOC136196071 gene encoding mothers against decapentaplegic homolog 6-like encodes MLKSKRKSFVKQLWRCRVVERDTALEESLYAACKAFFKTIKRTRDIEELRDLIGAARAPHDGSPGACFLVGADELDTSAGKFLPEVLACKLWRWADLPANAQLKNIPDCARRTRKHDDGRVCANPFHYGRIDRGDDVDSRDATTTPAAPRSDLVRVPGSFRAKNESTCSTTFEESESIATKTLSDYLDNHTSHWCTISYWELMHRVGRQYNATSDAVDVFADYPHGNGLCVQPLVHDKRPDAVKRVREHIGKGIQFSFEDDGIWAYNRSDYPVFVQSPTIDFTSRGSAAKLPAVRRLSPGYSIRVFDFDICREMLLFGEKLPRSGQIPDDPFAFRVSFAKGWGPSYTRPNISACPCWLEVFLNVQR; translated from the exons ATGctcaaatcgaagcgaaagtCCTTCGTCAAGCAACTGTGGCGctgtcgcgtcgtcgaacgcgacaCGGCGCTCGAAGAATCGCTCTACGCCGCCTGCAAGGCGTTTTTCAAGACGATAAAGCGAACTCGCGATATCGAGGAACTTCGCGATCTAATCGGCGCCGCTCGCGCCCCGCACGACGGTTCGCCGGGCGCttgttttctcgtcggcgctGACGAGCTCGATACGAGCGCGGGGAAGTTTTTGCCCGAGGTGCTCGCTTGCAAGCTTTGGCGTTGGGCCGATTTGCCGGCGAACGCCCAGCTCAAGAACATACCCGATTGCGCGCGGCGTACGCGAAAGCACGACGACGGGCGCGTGTGCGCCAATCCCTTTCACTACGGACGCATCGATCGAG GCGATGATGTCGATTCGCGTGACGCGACCACGACGCCAGCCGCGCCGCGATCCGATCTCGTACGCGTGCCGGGATCGTTTCGCGCGAAGAACG AATCAACctgttcgacgacgttcgaagaATCGgaatcgatcgcgacgaaaacgctaTCGG ACTATCTCGATAATCATACGTCGCACTGGTGCACGATTTCTTACTGGGAACTAATGCATCGCGTCGGTCGTCAATACaacgcgacgagcgacgccgtcgacgtcttcgccgacTATCCCCACGGCAACGGGCTCTGCGTGCAGCCGCTCGTTCACGACAAGCGCCCGGATGCGGTCAAACGCGTTCGCGAACACATAGGCAAGGGCATTCAATTTTCgtttgaagacgacggaatTTGGGCGTATAATCGAAGCGACTATCCCGTATTCGTTCAAAGTCCGACGATCGATTTCACGTCGCGCggttcggcggcgaaattgCCGGCGGTTCGACGTCTGTCGCCCGGATATTCGATACGGGTGTTCGATTTCGACATTTGTCGCGAAATGTTGCTGTTTGGCGAAAAATTGCCGCGTTCCGGGCAAATTCCCGACGATCCGTTTGCATTTCGGGTCAGTTTTGCGAAGGGCTGGGGGCCCTCGTACACGCGACCGAACATCAGCGCGTGTCCGTGCTGGCTCGAAGTATTTTTGAATGTGcaacgatga
- the LOC136196063 gene encoding mothers against decapentaplegic homolog 3-like, with product MSSLLPFTPPIVKRLLSWKKGEEEDKWSEKAVKSLVKKLKKTGGLIELEKAISTQSGATTKCVTIPRSLDGRLQVSHRKGLPHVIYCRLWCWPDLQSHHELKAIDQCEFAFNLKRDEVCVNPYHYERVETPVLPPVLVPRIQPGAMGNSTSGGAVGNSFADMSSTTTTGEYHRPPTVNLGSSDFPGFGSRGPADSTPPPYSEFVDMFPSSPGSVASSAGETCPSPITSAPAQSPTLADPADCEPIPYKEPKNWCSVAYYEMQNRVGETFHAVLPTLTIDGFTDPSSADRFCLGLLSSVQRDATIELTRRHIGKGVRLSYVGGEVLAECLSDSAVFVQSPNCNYRYGWHPATVCKIPPGCSLNIFNNQEFAQLLAQSVNQGFEAVYQLTRMCTIRMSFVKGWGAEYRRQVVTSTPCWIEIHLNGPLLWLDQVLKHMGPSGVPCSSVS from the exons atgtcgtcgcttttgccGTTTACCCCGCCCATCGTCAAGCGTCTGCTGAGTTggaagaaaggcgaagaggAGGACAAGTGGTCGGAAAAGGCCGTAAAGAGTCTCGTcaagaaactgaagaaaaccGGCGGTCTAATCGAACTCGAGAAGGCGATATCGACCCAATCGGGCGCCACGACGAAATGCGTGACGATTCCGCGCAGTTTGGACGGTCGCCTTCAGGTTTCGCATCGAAAGGGCCTTCCCCACGTCATCTATTGCCGTCTATGGTGTTGGCCCGATTTGCAAAGCCATCACGAACTCAAAGCGATCGATCAATGCGAGTTCGCCTTCAATTTGAAGCGAGACGAAGTCTGCGTCAATCCGTATCACTACGAACGAGTCGAAACGCCCG TCCTTCCACCCGTACTCGTGCCGCGCATTCAACCCGGTGCCATGGGCAACAGCACTTCCGGCGGAGCCGTAGGAAACAGTTTCGCGGATAtgagttcgacgacgacgacgggagaGTATCACAGGCCGCCTACCGTCAATTTGGGCAGTAGCGATTTTCCGGGATTCGGAAGTCGGGGACCGGCAG ATAGCACTCCGCCGCCGTATTCGGAGTTCGTGGACATGTTTCCGAGCTCACCTGGATCCGTTGCATCTTCCG CGGGCGAAACGTGCCCGTCGCCGATTACGTCGGCTCCGGCGCAAAGTCCGACTCTCGCAG ACCCGGCAGACTGCGAACCGATTCCGTATAAGGAACCGAAGAACTGGTGCTCGGTCGCCTACTACGAGATGCAGAatcgcgtcggcgaaacgTTTCACGCCGTTCTTCCGACGCTCACAATCGACGGCTTCACCGATCCGTCGAGCGCCGATCGTTTCTGTCTCGGTCTCCTCTCCAGCGTAcagcgcgacgcgacgatcgaactCACGCGTCGTCACATCGGCAAGGGCGTTCGATTGTCGtacgtcggcggcgaagtTCTCGCCGAGTGTCTCAGCGATAgcgccgtcttcgttcaaAGTCCGAATTGTAATTATCGCTACGGCTGGCATCCGGCGACGGTTTGCAAGATTCCGCCAG GCTGCTCCCTCAACATATTCAACAATCAGGAATTCGCACAGCTGCTCGCCCAGTCGGTGAATCAGGGCTTCGAGGCCGTCTACCAGCTTACACGCATGTGCACGATTCGAATGAGCTTCGTTAAAGGCTGGGGCGCCGAGTATCGGCGCCAGGTCGTCACCAGTACGCCGTGCTGGATCGAAATTCATCTCAATGGTCCTCTGCTTTGGCTTGATCAGGTTCTCAAGCACATGGGGCCCTCCGGCGTTCCCTGTTCGTCGGTAtcgtaa
- the LOC136196070 gene encoding large ribosomal subunit protein uL4A-like yields the protein MARPMVTVFSDRDGKDSGSTALPAVFKAPVRYDIVNFVHTNMAKNHRQPYAVSKRAGHQHSAESWGTGRAVARIPRVSGGGTHRSGQGAFGNMCRGGRMFAPTKIWRRWHRRINIKQRRYAVVSAVAATSYPAFVMARGHKINEIPEVPLVVSNGIESVTKTKEAARVLRMLHAYDDVKHSKESRKIRAGKGKMRNRRYVQRKGPLIVYNEDNGIRKAFRNLPGVETCSVERLNLLQLAPGGHIGRFCVWSQGAFEKLNSVFGTMKKSSEQKKNFRLPQPMLQNSDIARIINSDEVQKAVRPKHRVPKRAPLKKNPLKNVQVLFRLNPYAKTLRRQAAVAKLLSPEKRKEIKKKRTVARIATMKKKAQLRKKAAAKDE from the exons ATG GCTCGTCCTATGGTAACAGTCTTTTCCGATCGCGACGGAAAGGACTCGGGCTCAACAGCGCTCCCGGCCGTCTTCAAAGCGCCCGTTCGCTACGACATCGTCAATTTCGTTCACACGAACATGGCGAAGAACCATCGACAGCCGTACGCCGTCTCGAAACGCGCCGGCCATCAACACAGCGCCGAATCGTGGGGAACGGgacgcgccgtcgcgcgcATACCGCGcgtgagcggcggcggaacgcaTCGCTCCGGCCAGGGAGCCTTCGGAAAC aTGTGTCGCGGTGGACGCATGTTCGCTCCGACGAAAATCTGGCGTCGCTGGCATCGTCGCATCAATATCAAACAGCGTCGCTACGCCGTCGTATCGGCGGTCGCTGCGACGTCGTATCCGGCTTTCGTCATGGCGCGCGGTCACAAAATCAACGAAATTCCCGAAGTtccgctcgtcgtttcgaacggAATCGAATCcgtgacgaaaacgaaggaagCGGCGCGCGTTCTGCGCATGTTGCACGcgtacgacgacgtgaaacACAGCAAGGAGTCGCGTAAAATTCGCGCGGGAAAGGGAAAGATGCGCAATCGTCGCTACGTCCaacgaaaggggcccctcaTCGTCTATAATGAGGATAATGGAATACGAAAGGCTTTTCGCAATTTGCCGGGAGTCGAGACGTGTTCCGTCGAGCGGCTCAATTTGCTACAGTTGGCGCCCGGTGGACACATTGGGCGATTCTGTGTCTGGTCGCAAGGGGCCTTTGAGAAATTGAATTCGGTTTTTGGTacgatgaagaagagttccgagcagaagaagaacttcAG ATTGCCTCAGCCCATGTTGCAGAATAGCGACATTGCGCGAATCATCAATTCGGATGAAGTGCAAAAAGCCGTCAGACCCAAACA tcgCGTTCCTAAGAGGGCTCCTCTGAAGAAGAATCCGCTGAAGAACGTTCAGGTTCTCTTCCGTTTGAATCCCTATGCGAAGACGCTGAGAAGGCAGGCGGCGGTCGCGAAGCTTCTATCGCCGGAAAAGCGTAAGgaaatcaagaagaagaggaccgTCGCGAGAATAGCGACGATGAAAAAGAAGGCCCAATTGAGGAAGAAAGCCGCTGCGAAGGACGAGTGA
- the LOC136196055 gene encoding uncharacterized protein isoform X1, producing the protein MASSTVKEGYVCKSPPDDKSTVKSWRNRWLVLRLEAGRPQLEYYEERDRKRLKGTIPLEGVREVVKVTNYPRYPHVFALTTPKRKFLIAAPSPTELNSWIESLQRTLNATLMEEDTKTGLRTLVPASSSAPPSAPPSAPPPSASAPPLPPPPMTSPIATPMATKPPLPAGWEERRDQAGKSYFVNHLTKTTQYEDPRTQLAPVAQPQAVSPGYAPMAPGYAPYSPAPAFQRPPMPPPNYLLPPGWEQRRDPSGRPYFVNHQTQTTQFEDPRILPAGWEQRVDPQGKPYFLNHNTRQSTYDDPRLKPRSGSSVSSDGSVKSGNEEISTSHAQMKEKLLQFQIRPSNLDFQKKIGEGAFGDVWLCKAKDLESELVAVKLMKGKTNIILEIPFRSYSGDLDCKDVDEKQLVDFLQEGVVMAQFNHPRVVKLLGVSISKMPYLLISEYMNRGDLKNVLQGMRLAGDVASLKLRLTCALQAAEGLLYLSTEKAFVHRDVAARNVLVHEVGPDEWICKMTDFGLSRDVYESEYYRHETGDTKALLPVKWMAIESLQDHIYTHKSDVWGFGVLLWEVLAMGMMPYPGVDNRIIWEELRDGLQLSDKPLDDCPGPIYDLILRCTDHSPDQRPGFDKICARLNEEIMVCVEDDHDYCNMPVDEQYENVTEFVRKTSSLKTRHSLQKITSINAISQMPREEIEDVLHANFVTFDSKMTTDQLAETLRELWKGRRTHAK; encoded by the exons ATGGCGAGTTCTACTGTAAAAGAAGGCTACGTCTGTAAGTCGCCGCCCGACGACAAGTCGACCGTAAAA AGTTGGCGTAACCGTTGGCTCGTGTTGCGTCTCGAAGCGGGACGTCCGCAACTCGAATACTACGAAGAGCGCGATCGAAAGCGTCTAAAGGGCACGATACCCCTCGAAGGCGTTCGCGAGGTCGTCAAAGTAACGAACTATCCTCGATATCCTCACGTATTCGCTTTGACCACGCCCAAGCGGAAGTTCCTCATCgccgcgccgtcgcc TACGGAACTAAATTCGTGGATTGAGAGCCTCCAACGAACGCTCAATGCAACTCTCATGGAAGAAGATACAAAAACC GGATTGCGCACACTAGTACCAGCATCTAGTAGCGCTCCGCCGTCTGCTCCGCCGTCTGCTCCTCCGCCTTCGGCCAGCGCTCCTCCTCTGCCTCCTCCGCCCATGACATCTCCCATAGCAACGCCCATGGCAACGAAGCCTCCGCTGCCC GCTGGCTGGGAGGAACGTAGAGATCAAGCGGGGAAGTCCTACTTTGTTAATCACT tgacgaaaacgactcAATATGAAGATCCGCGCACCCAA CTGGCCCCAGTTGCTCAACCCCAAGCCGTATCCCCTGGCTACGCACCTATGGCTCCCGGATACGCGCCGTATTCTCCGGCCCCTGCCTTCCAACGACCCCCAATGCCACCTCCCAATTATTTACTACCA CCTGGGTGGGAGCAAAGAAGGGATCCGAGCGGTCGTCCTTATTTTGTGAATCATC aaacTCAAACGACTCAGTTTGAGGATCCAAGAATCCTACCC GCTGGATGGGAACAGAGAGTCGATCCTCAAGGCAAACCTTACTTTCTTAATCACA ACACTCGTCAGTCGACGTACGACGATCCTCGCCTGAAGCCTCGATCTGGATCTTCG gTTTCATCTGATGGTTCCGTGAAATCTGGCA ATGAGGAAATATCAACTAGTCACGCTCAAATGAAGGAAAAGCTGCTGCAATTTCAAATTCGGCCGAGCAATTTagattttcaaaagaaaataggCGAAGGAGCATTTGGAGAT GTTTGGTTGTGCAAAGCCAAAGATTTAGAATCTGAACTTGTTGCCGTGAAACTAATGAAAGGCAAAACAAACATAATATTAGAAATACCCTTTAGGAGTTACTCCGGGGATTTAGATTGTAAGGATGTGGATGAAAAACAATtagtcgattttcttcaagaggGCGTAGTCATGGCTCAATTCAATCATCCGAGAGTCGTCAAACTTCTCGGTGTTTCTATTAG CAAAATGCCCTATCTTTTGATATCTGAATACATGAATCGTGGCGATTTGAAGAATGTGTTGCAGGGAATGCGACTTGCGGGTGACGTAGCGTCGTTGAAGCTTCGATTGACCTGTGCCCTTCAAGCGGCAGAGGGACTGCTCTATCTCtcaacagaaaaagc ATTTGTtcatcgcgacgtcgcggcgCGAAACGTTTTAGTTCACGAAGTCGGTCCCGACGAGTGGATATGCAAAATGACCGATTTTGGGCTATCAAG aGACGTGTATGAATCGGAATACTATCGCCATGAAACTGGCGATACAAAAGCGCTTTTGCCTGTAAAATGGATGGCTATAGAGTCCCTTCAAGATCACATATACACGCACAAGAGTGACGTGTG GGGGTTTGGGGTTTTGCTGTGGGAAGTTCTTGCTATGGGCATGATGCCCTATCCAGGCGTTGATAATCGAATTATTTGGGAAGAATTGCGAGACGGTCTTCAACTGTCCGATAAGCCGCTGGACGACTGTCCAGGCCCGAT ATATGATTTGATTTTACGATGCACCGATCATTCGCCGGATCAGCGACCTGGTTTTGACAAAATATGTGCAAGATTG AATGAAGAAATCATGGTTTGCGTAGAAGATGACCACGATTACTGTAACATGCCAGTTGACGAACAATACGAAAACGTTACT GAATTTGTACGTAAAACGTCATCTCTAAAGACGCGTCATTCTCTACAGAAAATTACGTCGATCAACGCTATAAGCCAAATGCCACGCGAGGAAATTGAAGATGTTCTACACGCTAATTTCGTGACATTTGATTCGAAAATGACGACTGATCAGTTAGCGGAAACACTTCGCGAATTGTGGAAAGGACGACGAACGCACGCCAAGTAG
- the LOC136196055 gene encoding tyrosine-protein kinase receptor-like isoform X2 codes for MASSTVKEGYVCKSPPDDKSTVKSWRNRWLVLRLEAGRPQLEYYEERDRKRLKGTIPLEGVREVVKVTNYPRYPHVFALTTPKRKFLIAAPSPTELNSWIESLQRTLNATLMEEDTKTGLRTLVPASSSAPPSAPPSAPPPSASAPPLPPPPMTSPIATPMATKPPLPAGWEERRDQAGKSYFVNHLTKTTQYEDPRTQLAPVAQPQAVSPGYAPMAPGYAPYSPAPAFQRPPMPPPNYLLPPGWEQRRDPSGRPYFVNHQTQTTQFEDPRILPAGWEQRVDPQGKPYFLNHNTRQSTYDDPRLKPRSGSSVSSDGSVKSGNEEISTSHAQMKEKLLQFQIRPSNLDFQKKIGEGAFGDVWLCKAKDLESELVAVKLMKDCKDVDEKQLVDFLQEGVVMAQFNHPRVVKLLGVSISKMPYLLISEYMNRGDLKNVLQGMRLAGDVASLKLRLTCALQAAEGLLYLSTEKAFVHRDVAARNVLVHEVGPDEWICKMTDFGLSRDVYESEYYRHETGDTKALLPVKWMAIESLQDHIYTHKSDVWGFGVLLWEVLAMGMMPYPGVDNRIIWEELRDGLQLSDKPLDDCPGPIYDLILRCTDHSPDQRPGFDKICARLNEEIMVCVEDDHDYCNMPVDEQYENVTEFVRKTSSLKTRHSLQKITSINAISQMPREEIEDVLHANFVTFDSKMTTDQLAETLRELWKGRRTHAK; via the exons ATGGCGAGTTCTACTGTAAAAGAAGGCTACGTCTGTAAGTCGCCGCCCGACGACAAGTCGACCGTAAAA AGTTGGCGTAACCGTTGGCTCGTGTTGCGTCTCGAAGCGGGACGTCCGCAACTCGAATACTACGAAGAGCGCGATCGAAAGCGTCTAAAGGGCACGATACCCCTCGAAGGCGTTCGCGAGGTCGTCAAAGTAACGAACTATCCTCGATATCCTCACGTATTCGCTTTGACCACGCCCAAGCGGAAGTTCCTCATCgccgcgccgtcgcc TACGGAACTAAATTCGTGGATTGAGAGCCTCCAACGAACGCTCAATGCAACTCTCATGGAAGAAGATACAAAAACC GGATTGCGCACACTAGTACCAGCATCTAGTAGCGCTCCGCCGTCTGCTCCGCCGTCTGCTCCTCCGCCTTCGGCCAGCGCTCCTCCTCTGCCTCCTCCGCCCATGACATCTCCCATAGCAACGCCCATGGCAACGAAGCCTCCGCTGCCC GCTGGCTGGGAGGAACGTAGAGATCAAGCGGGGAAGTCCTACTTTGTTAATCACT tgacgaaaacgactcAATATGAAGATCCGCGCACCCAA CTGGCCCCAGTTGCTCAACCCCAAGCCGTATCCCCTGGCTACGCACCTATGGCTCCCGGATACGCGCCGTATTCTCCGGCCCCTGCCTTCCAACGACCCCCAATGCCACCTCCCAATTATTTACTACCA CCTGGGTGGGAGCAAAGAAGGGATCCGAGCGGTCGTCCTTATTTTGTGAATCATC aaacTCAAACGACTCAGTTTGAGGATCCAAGAATCCTACCC GCTGGATGGGAACAGAGAGTCGATCCTCAAGGCAAACCTTACTTTCTTAATCACA ACACTCGTCAGTCGACGTACGACGATCCTCGCCTGAAGCCTCGATCTGGATCTTCG gTTTCATCTGATGGTTCCGTGAAATCTGGCA ATGAGGAAATATCAACTAGTCACGCTCAAATGAAGGAAAAGCTGCTGCAATTTCAAATTCGGCCGAGCAATTTagattttcaaaagaaaataggCGAAGGAGCATTTGGAGAT GTTTGGTTGTGCAAAGCCAAAGATTTAGAATCTGAACTTGTTGCCGTGAAACTAATGAAAG ATTGTAAGGATGTGGATGAAAAACAATtagtcgattttcttcaagaggGCGTAGTCATGGCTCAATTCAATCATCCGAGAGTCGTCAAACTTCTCGGTGTTTCTATTAG CAAAATGCCCTATCTTTTGATATCTGAATACATGAATCGTGGCGATTTGAAGAATGTGTTGCAGGGAATGCGACTTGCGGGTGACGTAGCGTCGTTGAAGCTTCGATTGACCTGTGCCCTTCAAGCGGCAGAGGGACTGCTCTATCTCtcaacagaaaaagc ATTTGTtcatcgcgacgtcgcggcgCGAAACGTTTTAGTTCACGAAGTCGGTCCCGACGAGTGGATATGCAAAATGACCGATTTTGGGCTATCAAG aGACGTGTATGAATCGGAATACTATCGCCATGAAACTGGCGATACAAAAGCGCTTTTGCCTGTAAAATGGATGGCTATAGAGTCCCTTCAAGATCACATATACACGCACAAGAGTGACGTGTG GGGGTTTGGGGTTTTGCTGTGGGAAGTTCTTGCTATGGGCATGATGCCCTATCCAGGCGTTGATAATCGAATTATTTGGGAAGAATTGCGAGACGGTCTTCAACTGTCCGATAAGCCGCTGGACGACTGTCCAGGCCCGAT ATATGATTTGATTTTACGATGCACCGATCATTCGCCGGATCAGCGACCTGGTTTTGACAAAATATGTGCAAGATTG AATGAAGAAATCATGGTTTGCGTAGAAGATGACCACGATTACTGTAACATGCCAGTTGACGAACAATACGAAAACGTTACT GAATTTGTACGTAAAACGTCATCTCTAAAGACGCGTCATTCTCTACAGAAAATTACGTCGATCAACGCTATAAGCCAAATGCCACGCGAGGAAATTGAAGATGTTCTACACGCTAATTTCGTGACATTTGATTCGAAAATGACGACTGATCAGTTAGCGGAAACACTTCGCGAATTGTGGAAAGGACGACGAACGCACGCCAAGTAG
- the LOC136196057 gene encoding uncharacterized protein gives MNSIDRLIISTLLSVVLSKATGIEMCSKDPACAAVVHKAIQFGTKATFSCSLCPSLNKKFHQLTRQIEWYRGNGGDRRNRLSTGDCSDDAVACVRGTRLVVAATNLTYWTRRRTFACNYRMLGQNQPICTVTRLELDLIDIPHGPDVDFVGENGETIVASNVTVFVDVPGNVSVAKLFCGASPRGVAVGIVRTEWLDSSGKRVSDNKSNHYQEANGTVAILHASSGIYTCVARGDAYETATILRRVRLIVDEPEEATDRITPSVSSGSSSRRTVWAISGVIALILVLAVALCIYLWFRRRKASDESDVGTDDDEFDSRFAVPTWKSSWIRLGFEIGRGFFGVVHEAWAVDGTSSVRKLAVKIPTTDTESEASLRKEIELMASLSRHRHVCSLLGVCTDGVLWAIMEHAQHGNLRSHLRAMRSTKLPLERRDSGCSELSSNAESRLDQKRMFEFAYQIASGMEHLASQNCLHRDLAARNVLVFEDEVLRISDFGMAKDIRYYEYYRKKTPGVVPLKWTAPEVLIDKVFSEFSDVWSYGVVLWEIATSGGTPYPGVPVEDLFDLLTLSSYRMSKPRGCSVKLYEIMRKCWHKVPHSRPRFSALAEETGKMANPQKSARTDSNDSAYPESIDFSLSSFVESAV, from the exons ATgaactcgatcgatcgcCTCATCATCAGTACACTTCTAAGTGTCGTTCTCTCGAAAGCAACTGGCATCGAAATGTGCTCAA AAGACCCCGCTTGCGCCGCGGTCGTTCACAAAGCCATTCAATTCGGAACGAAAGCCACATTCTCGTGCTCCCTCTGCCCGTCGCTCAACAAAAAATTCCACCAACTAACGCGACAAATCGAATGGTATCGAGGAAACGGGGGCGATCGGCGGAACCGCCTATCGACGGGCGACtgcagcgacgacgccgtcgcctgCGTGCGCGGCAcccgtctcgtcgtcgccgcgactAATCTCACCTATtggactcgtcgtcgaacgtttgCGTGCAATTATCGAATGCTCGGTCAAAATCAACCCATTTGCACGGTCACTCGATTGGAACTCGATCTAATCG ATATTCCCCATGGacccgacgtcgatttcgtcggcgaaaacggcgagacgatcgtcgcctctAACGTCAcggtcttcgtcgacgttcccgGCAACGTTTCCGTCGCGAAACTATTCTGCGGCGCCTCGCCTCGCGGCGTCGCGGTCGGTATCGTTCGGACGGAGTGGCTAGATTCGTCCGGTAAACGCGTTAGCGACAACAAATCGAATCACTATCAAGAAGCGAACGGCACGGTTGCTATTTTACACGCGTCGTCCGGTATTTACACGTGCGTCGCTCGCGGCGACGCGtacgagacggcgacgatattgcgacgcgttcgtctgatcgtcgacgagccggAAGAAGCGACTGACCGAATCACGCCTTCCGTATCATCTGGATCGTCTTCTCGGCGGACTGTGTGGGCAATTAGCGGCGTTATTGCACTAATActcgttctcgccgtcgcgcttTGCATCTATCTTtggtttcgacgacgaaaggcgtccgacgaaagcgacgtcggcactgacgacgacgaattcgattcgCGTTTCGCTGTTCCCACGTGGAAGAGCTCTTGGATACGTCTCGGCTTCGAAATCGGTCGCGGTTTCTTCGGAGTTGTCCACGAGGCGTGGGCCGTCGACGGGACGTCGTCGGTTAGAAAACTGGCCGTCAAGATACCAACGACAG ataCGGAATCGGAAGCATCGTTGCGGAAGGAAATCGAACTGATGGCAAGCCTGTCACGACATCGTCACGTCTGCTCGCTGCTTGGCGTCTGCACAGACG GTGTTCTTTGGGCTATAATGGAACACGCCCAGCACGGGAATCTTCGCTCGCATTTGCGCGCAATGCGATCGACTAAATTGCCGCTCGAGAGAAGAGATTCGGGCTGCAGTGAGCTGTCATCGAACGCCGAATCCCGATTGGATCAAAAACGGATGTTTGAATTTGCGTATCAGATTGCGTCCGGCATGGAGCATCTGGCCTCTCAAAAC TGTCTCCATCGCGATTTAGCGGCGAGAAAtgttctcgttttcgaagacgaagtgcTTCGAATATCGGATTTCGGAATGGCGAAGGATATTCGCTATTACGAATAttatagaaaaaagacgcCG gGAGTCGTACCTCTAAAATGGACTGCGCCCGAAGTTTTAATTGATAAAGTGTTTTCGGAATTTAGTGACGT ATGGTCATATGGCGTTGTTCTGTGGGAAATTGCCACATCAG GAGGTACTCCTTACCCTGGCGTTCCTGTTGAAGATTTGTTTGATCTTCTAACACTCTCTTCCTACCGAATGTCAAAGCCACGTGGCTGTTCAGTGAAACT CTACGAAATAATGAGGAAGTGCTGGCATAAAGTTCCTCACAGTAGACCCAGGTTCTCCGCGTTGGCGGAGGAAACAGGAAAAATGGCGAATCCCCAA AAAAGCGCGCGCACGGATTCCAACGATTCTGCTTATCCAGAATCAATAGACTTTTCATTATCGTCCTTCGTAGAGAGCGCCGTCTGA